Genomic window (Takifugu rubripes chromosome 1, fTakRub1.2, whole genome shotgun sequence):
ACTCATGAACACACTCTTTGTTTAGGtgagaaaaaaatctttcaatCTGCAAAGCCTGTATAAACGATAAATGCATTTATCTGCCCTGGCCAGCACTTGATTATCCCGCGTCCCGGAGAACCCGGTCACGGCCAGGGAGGTGTTTGGATATCTGATCGCTGCAGGAAAACAATGGTTTGGCatctgggggtggggtgggggtgctaCCGTAGCATCCTTCAGCTGTCCTTGTCTAGTGTTGTGGTGGCCAGGGTCACTGTGGTAATGGGCTGGCCCATGCCGTGAATCTGCATGCGCGTCACTTTCTTCTGTTCACACTCGCTTACCAGGGCGTTGAGCTCGGCGGCGCTGTAGCCAATCAGAGTCCTCAGGTCGCACACAAACTTGTAGACGAAGCGCTTCCCCTGCACTTTGCTGATCATGTCACCGTCGTAATAATACCTAAACGGGGATCAGAAAATGACTGTTGAGCCGTTTCTGGAGTCGCAGAAAACTACAGGAAATTTATTATCCAAGAACAACATGTGTGTGCGATCCTGGTGTTTAACAACTGGGATCTTTGTGTGGCCATAAAGCAGCATGTCCTCCAGTCCGAGGAGGCCACGCGTCAAAATGGAAGTACGAGAGAAAGCCAGAAACACACCTCAGAGCTCTGCTGAGTTTCTCATAGTTCATTGTGGGCTTGTTTTTGCGTTGGCCCCATTTCTGGGCCACCAGCTCCGGCTGGTTGAGTTTGAACTCGCCCTCTTCTCCCACCCAGGAGATGCAGTCTCTCGCATCCTTGTCGGTCAGCAACTCCAGCAGAAACTGCCACAGCTGGATCTGACCATTGTTGCCTGGCACAAGGACATTTGTTAAACtagcattttacatttttagaaacacacaaacaaatattcAAAAATGTTGTTGAAGTTACCAAATAACCAACAGAACTGTTGTAGCTTTGAGTTCAGTGTGTGTtcatatatgcacacacacttgattaTTTAGATCTAAAAAACATTGGGCAGCAAAACTAAACTAATTGGAGGAACAAACCCAACGAGCATTGTCAGCCCTACCTGTGCGGTTGCCGGGGGAGCTGCGCTCTTCTCCTGAAATGCGCGGAGCTCTGGGCCCTCGACTCTGTTTCAGCACCTTGATGGCCGTGGGCGTGTTGACTTGAGTCGGAATGATCTGCACAGCTGTGGTTCAAATGGAAAAGTTAAAAAAGTGAAGTCATCAACTGAGAGGTTGTGTTGGATATAGCGGCGTCTCTGTGAGAATTCTGTGCGGCACaaaggggggggaaagaaatcaCTCGATGAGTCCAGTTCAGAGTAGAGTGTTTTTGACACTTACGTTGATCAATGGTGACAGTGGCGTCCCCCCCGGACTGGTCCTGGCTTGCCAACACATCTAATATAATTAACATGGAGACAGAACTTCATGGTATTCACGGCGTCTTGTGGAAAAGTGTGATATCAAACTGGTAAACGAGCGCCTGACTCACATTTGCGTAGCAGCTCCAGGTGACTCCACAGGATTTCTCCATTTGGCACCTTCTGAAGGAACTCCTCTTGGCTGAATGAACAGAGGTCTCGACCAGGGATGTGAATGCTGCCTATTTCCATCTCGTCAATATTGAACTCTTTCATGACCCACACAGCCCAGTGGATCACCTGGTCAGCTGACCAGAGGACAGGATCTGGAGAGACCGAGAGGAGTCTTGTACACCGACGCCCATGTTTGTTTGCCTTGCTGTTATTGAACACGCCACTCTTATTTCTCACCATAAGGTATTCCCAGGCGAACCTGTTCTTTGCGGTAGCCTTCCAGAGCCGCGGCCCAGCGCGTGACCTGTTCGGATGCCTCGTCAGACAGACCAGAGCGCTCCACGGCAATGAGCTGTCCATCCTCCACCAAGGCTCCCTCTTCTCCCGCTGCGTCTGGGTCTATCACCACCTCTACTGTTTCTACAGGCTTCACAATCtccaaaatgtttaatttctcCTCACCTGGGAAAGAAAATGAACTGTGAAGCCAACATACATATATCCAAACTATTGTATACACTTCTGTGTACTGTTCTTCTGGGCATTGGGGTGTACCTGGTTTGGTGATAATCTGCAGGCTGAGCTGCACTGTACCGTCTGTCTTTACTCCCTGATCAAAGAGGCTGTGGTCAGGGTGAAGCTAAACGTACACAACGGACAGAAACATTCATTCATTGTAAAACAAAATAcgaaaaaaacagcaaaacggTAAAATGCATGTACTAAATGATGTTATACCACCCGCGTACATCTTTACCTGGATGTCCTGCAGACAGATATCGTAGGCATCCAGTGCTATCTGGATACGTGGCTCCAAAAGCTTCTTCAAATTTCCAACGGGCTCATTAATGTCGATGTCTTGTTGTATCAAATCCGAAGCAGTGATGTTCTGCTCCTCAACACTGAGAGGGAATTAAGAGAAATATGTAGAATTAGCCTGTAATATGTCATATGTAGGTTATTAAGTATGAACTCGTGCCTTTCAGCATGCACTTTACATCACTGCCATGCTGCTCACCCTTCCTCCAGGCACGCCTGCTTTTCCCGTTCATCAATTTCTATCTCAATCATCTCTTCTGTGTCAGTTTTAGACATTCTCGTTCACGCAGAGGTCgatttgctgctgctgagaggtGCCCTAGCAGTTAAGAAGAGATTTTCAGAGTAAATATAGATTATAGTGGCATGatgtaaaaaatattttgacATTAGGGTTATATTTGCCCAACTCCAATAATGACAGTGTTTACTAAAATCCAATTTTTCTGTCTGGACATTGATCCAGTTCATAAACTAAACGTGAGAACAGAACACCTATGTAGCAACttactgaaaaaaataaaagctaccTATATATattaaagtttaaataaaataataaaaagacaaatgtctTTAAGTGAACAGAGACAGCCTAATGACACATAAGCCtgaaaagtgcatttttattCTTATTAGTTCATTCCAACTAAATATATCATTGTATTCTGGTGAAGTATGTGATTGCATGGGTATTTCTAGACTCCAGTTTCCAGGTGTGAGGAGATGATGTCTTCAGGACTGTCAAGATCCAGGACCCAGGCtccagctctcctctccaggcCTCTGAGCCTCGACTCGCCATTGGCCGTCAGGGACAGCTCGCTGCTACCGCTGCTAACATTAGCCTACTCGAGGGCGAGGCTTTGGCGTATAAAGGCCAACGGATAGGCCAGAAGTTAAAGGAAATCCTGACCAAATTGACCCACAGACGATAAACACTTCCAGTAACACGAGCGGACGCCCATTCCCCCCCCACACGGCAGCATACGGGGACACATTCGAGTGGGTCAACAGTGAGAAGTTGGCCCCAAATATGTGATCGAATGCGCGGCGAGGCGAGGCAGCCCGGTCCCGAGCGCTGGTCCCCGCGTACACAAGCACGGTTAAAATGGGATGCGAACGCTGTTCGGTGTGGGGATTATAGCGAACTTTCCTATATCACACTTTAAATCGGAGCGTAGAAAACTTTTAAAACGGAAATAGAATAAACGGAAACAAAACAGCATAGGGCAAATGGAAAGGAGCCGGAAATCCTGGCCAAGGTTCCAGCGCGGAGACTTCCGAGAGCAGCCGCGACCAATGTTAACACGGAAAACCAGCACTTTTGGGACCCTTGAATGGTGAAATACCTCGAGGGGACGCTGGATTGAACACAAAATCCAACAAGACCCGTGGATTAAATAGAAGTTCCGATTCTCCTGGATATATGCGAACCGTGTGTTTGTGGGCGGACGTCGTTTAGCGCCTGCCTAGCCGTACTGTTAGCAACGCGGCTAAGCTCCAACTTCTGTAATCGAGTTTGCCCCTATATCCGTTGAGGCTTCTGTGTAATAAGGTTACGGAAAACCACGACGGGTGTAGTTGTGTTGTGCAAACAGGGACGCTTTGTGCCAAAGCTTTCTTAGTATAGTTTTATCGCGTGTCATCACTCTGCGTGTAATGTCTCATAGGGGcaacagctagctagctaccAAACAAGCTAGTGAGCAACAAAATAGCGGGAAGAGTCCGAGCGcgacaaacacactcataaaacgaCCATCATACTCTTTTCCTTTCACTTATATGTTCGGCGTGTCCATACCTCTTAAAGCGGTGAATGGCGCTGGACTGTGTTCCACCTAGCTGTGGGAGATGAGCAGCCAAATATCATAGAGTGTAGTTGTATCATGCAAGTTTTTGGTCAACACACAGAAGAGGAGGGCGGAGACTAACTGGCAACATAGCGAACGGTGCTCAGACCTAACTATGAACAAGACGCTTGCAGGCTTGAATGTGTTCTTTTACGGCTACATGGCAGTTTGGGATCATGCCTTTTATGCTGAAATGTGCCAAGGTGTGTTCAATTACCATCGCAAAGTGGCGCCTGACTCTTTAAACCAGCAAAGGTCTGCAGACGTCCCCGTTACAGTTGGCATAGGACACCAGTGCTACTGCAAATAAACGCATATTTCTGTGGTGGATATGAAATGTTGGGTCGTTTGTTTCATAAATGCACATGTTGTTTACACAAAGCGAGAAACAACACAAAGCATTAAGGGAGGCCCACGCCTTTTGAAGTCATTATTGTGGCGAGGATAAGCGCGAAGTCCCCAGGTTGCACCAGCACAGGCCATAAAGATCTCCCTCGatttatagatttaaaaaatatgacaTCTTCGTTTTGTAAACGAGTCAAGTGTTGTCTTTTTGGACACTTTTTTTGAAACATTAAATTGGGTCCGATTTCTCAAAAAATAAGCACAATTGCATATGTCAACAAAACAATGGTAACAAGACTTTGGAGAGCAAAAATAATGTCAGCAGTGTTTTGAGGGTACTGTGTACTTTTAAGACAAGTacgcaaaataaaaacattcatgGAATTGTGGACCGAGTGACGGCACATCTGGAACTGGTAAATACAAAGGGGAAGGAAAGGTGTCGAtcacgaaaaaaaacatgataTTTACATGATAATTCACAAATTAGTATACAACACATTGAAAGGTGTCTTAAGAGTCCAACCAAGGCTATAATAAGGGGCGGAGAATTCaagcagaaagagaaagtgCTGGATAAAACTAATGTTAGAGGGAGATTAATAATAACGCCACCGAGGGGTCTGGTCATACACCCTCCCGCCGGTAGGTGGCGGTAGGCAACTAGAGGTTGATATTACAGTCCGCCTTGACTCCATTAGAAAAACCGAGGCAAAAATGGCGGAGTACTTAGCCTCAATTTTTGGGACAGAGAAAGATAAGTAAGTAGTAACCGTGTATTTTAGATATTATTTCAGTTTGTGTTCTCATTTTTTCTAGTCGTGGAGGCGTATAAAAGAAACGCAATGCATCGAATCGAACGTGGAAGTGCCTCTCGCCCATCAGTGTGCCGAGTGGCTGTTGCTGCGCTAACTTAGCCGCTAAACGGAACCTCATCCATTTAGCATGAAATGAGTTATTGTTCGTCGGATCTTTCTTTATCACATTCGTTAAGCGCAATTTGAAAACTTAGCTTTTGCGAACAAATGAGAGCGAATTAACTGATCCATGTCCCGAGTTCATTGCGCGTTTAACTTCGTATTAGAACACGTTTTTTTTGTATCTCCACAACTGAACCACACGTTGTGTTGGACGAGAAGGACGCGAGTGTCTCAATTCCCTCCTTTTCTTCGGGACTCATTTATTAACTTTTAACCATCCAAATCTCTTATCTATCACTGAAGCAGTTTCACAGTCGAATAGATTCTCTTTAAAAGTTAATGTGCTAACAACAACGAACTGAATTCGCAAAAAAAACTCCCTTTAGTGCATTCGATGTATTCTTAATTCATTGTTATCATCAGTAGCATTTTTGAgatttttctccttcttcttcacaGAGTCAActgctcattttattttaaaattggtGCCTGTCGACATGGCGACCGCTGTTCCAGGTTACACAATAAGCCAACATTCAGCCAGGTGAGAGATCCGGTTTTACTTCTACACCTAAAAATTAATTTCAGCTCATT
Coding sequences:
- the gabpa gene encoding GA-binding protein alpha chain gives rise to the protein MSKTDTEEMIEIEIDEREKQACLEEGVEEQNITASDLIQQDIDINEPVGNLKKLLEPRIQIALDAYDICLQDIQLHPDHSLFDQGVKTDGTVQLSLQIITKPGEEKLNILEIVKPVETVEVVIDPDAAGEEGALVEDGQLIAVERSGLSDEASEQVTRWAAALEGYRKEQVRLGIPYDPVLWSADQVIHWAVWVMKEFNIDEMEIGSIHIPGRDLCSFSQEEFLQKVPNGEILWSHLELLRKYVLASQDQSGGDATVTIDQPVQIIPTQVNTPTAIKVLKQSRGPRAPRISGEERSSPGNRTGNNGQIQLWQFLLELLTDKDARDCISWVGEEGEFKLNQPELVAQKWGQRKNKPTMNYEKLSRALRYYYDGDMISKVQGKRFVYKFVCDLRTLIGYSAAELNALVSECEQKKVTRMQIHGMGQPITTVTLATTTLDKDS